A DNA window from Syntrophobacterales bacterium contains the following coding sequences:
- a CDS encoding FAD-dependent oxidoreductase has translation MAKVIIGSWQDKLTDNRNISQADIEDSYSDVDKLLKENRLRAFIGWDGFFIFDREAPVVDMLRAYVQKVQDESCGYCTPCRVGTQVVADRLGAIANGFGSQNDLDEIRKMAMVIRDTSMCELGHTSMNALLKAMEVMPEVFEQAIRERRPLARGVYHAMATAPCIETCPAHLDVPRYVDAIRSGNYFESLSIIVRKNPLAGICGRVCVKPCESVCRRAELDSAVSIKSLKRFASDQVYSNAVTKITQVVPLPLTSDKKVAIIGAGPAGLTAAFFLRRNGYSVRVFEALNEPGGMSAVGIPDYRLPRDVINTEVKRIAGEGVEFSYGVRIGRDITLKELRSEYDAVLIAIGAHGSKDVGMAGEDLKPVGLVSGVEFLRDMNTLHPQGKFIPPEGRHVVVVGGGNVAMDCARSAVRLGYPRVSVVYRRTEKEMPADHEEIRDAKLEGVEFHFLTHPLRLEISEGKVTGMNCVKMALGEPDASGRRRPVEVAGSEFLLACDVVIPAIGQATDFSFSSVEFPVKATKWGTVEIDNDTLMSSQDGIFSSGDCVTGPKALIDAMGNGIHAAQVIALYLRGEKMRLPESELLYRMIKAMDLPVSPVDRVGDEIRCDLDQRTVADRIGDFNEIEQGYNPEEAIHEAQRCLRCYRVAMFVTEE, from the coding sequence GTGGCTAAAGTGATCATCGGCTCCTGGCAGGATAAACTCACCGACAATAGGAATATTTCTCAAGCTGATATAGAGGACTCATATTCAGATGTCGATAAGCTGCTGAAAGAAAACCGTCTCAGGGCGTTTATCGGCTGGGACGGCTTTTTTATTTTTGACCGCGAAGCACCCGTAGTTGACATGCTGCGGGCTTATGTCCAGAAGGTTCAGGACGAAAGCTGCGGCTATTGCACCCCGTGTCGTGTCGGCACGCAGGTTGTAGCCGACAGGCTCGGCGCCATCGCCAATGGCTTCGGTTCTCAGAACGACCTTGACGAAATCCGGAAAATGGCAATGGTCATCCGCGATACATCGATGTGCGAACTTGGGCATACATCGATGAACGCCCTGCTCAAGGCCATGGAGGTCATGCCTGAAGTTTTCGAACAGGCGATCCGCGAACGGCGTCCCTTGGCTCGCGGGGTGTATCATGCCATGGCCACCGCCCCCTGCATCGAGACATGCCCGGCCCATCTTGACGTGCCTCGCTATGTGGATGCGATCCGGAGCGGGAACTACTTCGAGAGCTTAAGCATCATCGTCCGTAAAAATCCGCTTGCCGGAATCTGCGGTCGGGTCTGCGTCAAACCATGCGAGTCCGTCTGCCGTCGCGCGGAATTGGATTCTGCCGTCTCGATAAAATCCCTCAAACGCTTTGCCAGCGATCAGGTCTATTCCAATGCGGTAACCAAAATTACCCAGGTCGTCCCCCTTCCCCTGACCTCCGATAAAAAGGTGGCTATCATCGGCGCCGGACCGGCGGGTTTGACCGCAGCGTTTTTTCTGAGGAGAAATGGCTACAGCGTCCGGGTGTTCGAAGCCCTGAATGAACCAGGCGGAATGAGCGCAGTCGGCATCCCTGACTATCGGCTTCCCCGCGACGTCATCAATACGGAGGTGAAGCGGATTGCCGGCGAGGGTGTGGAATTCAGCTATGGCGTTCGAATCGGCAGGGATATCACCCTCAAAGAGCTTCGCTCCGAATACGACGCGGTGCTGATCGCCATCGGCGCCCATGGGAGCAAGGATGTCGGCATGGCGGGTGAGGATTTAAAGCCGGTCGGGCTGGTTTCCGGCGTCGAATTCCTCCGGGATATGAATACACTGCATCCCCAGGGCAAGTTCATCCCCCCTGAGGGAAGGCATGTGGTGGTGGTCGGCGGCGGCAATGTGGCGATGGACTGCGCCCGCAGCGCGGTGCGGCTCGGATATCCCCGGGTCAGCGTCGTTTATCGGCGCACCGAAAAGGAGATGCCGGCGGACCACGAGGAGATCAGGGATGCGAAACTGGAAGGGGTGGAGTTTCATTTTCTCACCCATCCTCTTCGGTTGGAAATCAGTGAAGGGAAAGTAACCGGGATGAATTGCGTCAAAATGGCCCTGGGCGAGCCGGATGCCTCCGGGCGAAGACGACCGGTAGAGGTTGCCGGCTCTGAATTTCTGCTTGCCTGCGATGTGGTAATTCCGGCAATCGGTCAGGCAACGGACTTTTCCTTTTCCAGCGTTGAGTTCCCTGTTAAAGCAACGAAATGGGGTACAGTCGAGATCGATAACGATACACTGATGAGCTCCCAGGACGGGATATTCTCCTCGGGCGACTGCGTGACGGGGCCTAAAGCGCTGATCGACGCCATGGGCAATGGCATCCATGCTGCGCAAGTTATCGCTCTCTATCTCCGCGGAGAAAAGATGCGACTGCCGGAAAGCGAGCTGTTATACCGGATGATCAAGGCGATGGACCTGCCTGTATCGCCGGTGGATCGGGTCGGTGATGAAATCCGCTGCGATCTCGATCAGAGAACGGTTGCAGATCGTATCGGCGACTTTAATGAAATTGAACAGGGCTACAATCCCGAAGAGGCGATTCATGAGGCGCAGAGGTGTCTCCGCTGCTACCGGGTGGCCATGTTCGTGACGGAAGAGTGA
- a CDS encoding response regulator, with amino-acid sequence MDKMQEKGKRVLILDDEAVILKTCKDILSGTGLDVITTTSVQECFDIAGRGDVDLFVTDIMMPELNGVEVIRRLRKDNPTLTVIVITGYPSMGTARDVMKLGAYDYIPKPFTPKEFSNTVFDALGKLNPKKAIRETLVLQILERTVDDPDFFDRLYMEGSDALKDYNISNEAKSAIARGDLRWIEENVSKLNEKQMMSIARILEREIW; translated from the coding sequence ATGGATAAAATGCAGGAAAAAGGCAAAAGGGTTTTAATTCTGGACGACGAGGCGGTGATCCTGAAAACGTGCAAGGATATCCTCTCTGGCACGGGCTTGGACGTGATTACGACAACCTCCGTACAGGAATGTTTCGATATAGCCGGCCGGGGCGACGTCGATTTGTTTGTCACCGATATCATGATGCCGGAACTCAACGGCGTTGAGGTTATCCGCCGGCTGCGCAAAGACAATCCGACGCTCACCGTAATTGTGATCACCGGTTATCCATCGATGGGCACGGCGCGCGACGTAATGAAGCTTGGCGCTTACGATTACATCCCCAAACCCTTTACCCCCAAGGAGTTCAGCAATACGGTTTTTGACGCTCTTGGCAAACTTAACCCTAAAAAGGCCATCCGGGAAACGCTCGTGCTCCAGATCCTTGAACGAACAGTGGACGACCCGGATTTTTTCGACCGTCTATATATGGAAGGTTCCGACGCCCTGAAAGACTACAACATCAGCAACGAGGCGAAAAGCGCGATTGCCCGCGGTGATTTGCGCTGGATTGAAGAGAATGTCAGCAAACTTAATGAGAAACAGATGATGTCCATCGCCAGAATCCTTGAAAGAGAGATCTGGTAA